Proteins co-encoded in one Parascardovia denticolens DSM 10105 = JCM 12538 genomic window:
- a CDS encoding DUF3073 domain-containing protein → MGRGRQKAKQTKMARKLKYMKTDTDYNELERELASQEEENQDNDSPDPADDRRDSPLEPGESNGFNDLEPAFQAKGRREDKPEDLDDYAAWAAEAAKKADRQALKKPVPHKPFPKMPFPSGLKPKPAK, encoded by the coding sequence ATGGGCCGCGGACGTCAGAAGGCAAAACAAACGAAGATGGCACGGAAGCTCAAATATATGAAGACGGATACGGACTATAACGAGCTCGAACGGGAGCTGGCTTCCCAGGAAGAGGAAAACCAGGACAACGATTCCCCTGATCCTGCGGACGATCGGCGGGACAGTCCTCTCGAGCCCGGGGAATCCAACGGTTTTAATGACCTCGAGCCCGCTTTTCAGGCCAAAGGACGGCGGGAAGACAAGCCCGAGGACCTGGACGATTACGCCGCCTGGGCGGCCGAGGCCGCCAAGAAGGCGGACCGGCAGGCGCTGAAGAAGCCGGTCCCCCATAAGCCGTTCCCCAAGATGCCTTTCCCCAGCGGGCTCAAGCCCAAGCCTGCCAAGTAA
- the ftsY gene encoding signal recognition particle-docking protein FtsY: MNTTTIVWICLAVLLALVVAGLIVLAVKRSGKGKRQTPPAVSAAPAPAPAGGEEGPSHEEEAASAEKEKAEGEAVAPAAATETPEAPQSRLVRLRAKLARSSNPFGKALFSILSQDNLNESDWEDVEDTLLLVDVGAEASERLVSQLRTDARVQGSKDPQAVHDMLRAKLLDLVDPGMDRSLAAERPESVGKTSAIIMVGVNGSGKTTTSGKLARLFVAEGKSVVLGAADTFRAAAADQLETWGSRVGVPVVRSDKEGADPASVAFEAAQKAQEAKADVLIIDTAGRLQNKANLMDELGKIRRVTEKTLPVDEVLLVLDATTGQNGMEQARVFAEAIGITGVVLTKLDGSARGGIVISVQQALGVPVKLVGLGEGPDDLAPFDPESFVDGIIGDED; the protein is encoded by the coding sequence ATGAATACAACAACCATCGTGTGGATCTGCCTGGCCGTCCTTCTCGCCCTCGTGGTGGCCGGACTCATCGTCCTGGCCGTGAAGAGGTCGGGCAAAGGCAAGAGGCAAACCCCGCCGGCCGTTTCGGCCGCTCCGGCCCCGGCTCCAGCTGGCGGTGAAGAGGGGCCCAGTCACGAGGAAGAGGCCGCTTCCGCCGAAAAAGAGAAGGCCGAGGGAGAAGCGGTGGCCCCGGCCGCAGCCACCGAGACCCCGGAAGCCCCCCAATCCCGCCTGGTCCGGCTGCGTGCCAAGCTGGCCCGGTCTTCCAACCCCTTCGGCAAGGCCCTCTTCTCCATCCTTTCCCAAGACAACCTGAACGAATCCGACTGGGAGGATGTGGAAGACACCCTCCTTCTGGTTGATGTGGGGGCCGAGGCCAGCGAACGCCTGGTCTCCCAGCTGCGGACCGATGCCCGCGTCCAGGGGAGCAAGGACCCTCAGGCCGTGCACGACATGCTCCGGGCCAAGCTTCTGGATCTGGTCGACCCCGGCATGGACCGGTCTTTGGCAGCCGAGCGGCCGGAATCAGTCGGCAAGACCTCGGCCATCATCATGGTGGGGGTCAACGGGTCCGGCAAGACCACCACGTCGGGCAAACTGGCTCGGCTCTTCGTGGCCGAAGGCAAATCCGTGGTCTTGGGGGCCGCCGATACCTTCCGTGCCGCCGCGGCCGACCAGCTGGAGACCTGGGGCAGCCGGGTGGGCGTCCCCGTCGTCAGGTCCGACAAGGAGGGGGCCGACCCAGCCTCCGTCGCCTTCGAAGCGGCTCAAAAGGCCCAGGAAGCCAAGGCTGACGTGCTCATCATCGATACGGCCGGCCGCCTGCAGAACAAGGCCAACCTGATGGACGAACTGGGCAAAATCCGTCGGGTGACGGAAAAGACCTTGCCCGTGGATGAGGTCCTCCTGGTCCTGGACGCCACCACCGGTCAGAACGGAATGGAACAGGCCCGGGTCTTCGCCGAGGCTATCGGCATCACCGGCGTGGTCCTGACCAAGCTGGACGGGTCCGCCCGCGGCGGCATCGTCATCTCCGTCCAACAGGCTCTGGGCGTGCCGGTCAAACTGGTAGGCCTGGGCGAAGGCCCTGATGACCTGGCCCCCTTCGATCCCGAATCCTTCGTGGACGGCATCATCGGTGACGAGGACTGA
- a CDS encoding threonine/serine exporter family protein — protein MDDVLEDLDEPLAQANLAAKASVIVRAGALDLSSGTGSFRVREMMDRIATSLGIYVRSDVNLTDIEASCSDGANRVTEVVDLPTVGVNTERIWLMEHFTDWLCVNLGRGGSYHRDTHPSSQVIGSLPNEKKSAVAPFPDVIGDADGQTLPSPPEAAGQTDAIGQAGSAGQTGAGSASGVTVRQAHERLDAIEYRHKLYKIGMQVLAAAVSCASFTFLLGGGLIDMIAAFVGAGCGQFIRSKFLGKHTNQFFVTAVAVVVAAFLSIGTLWAIGFAYPPARLHDTAYIGAILFVVPGFPLITGGLDIAKLDISSGIQRIVYFLAIIMAATLAAWAVADIVHLKPAGSFDTSVMLPWVRTALANPWIEFFLRLLTAFGGVWGFSVLFNSPQRMACVAALIGAVADTFRLEIIDFWNVPIEAAAFFGALLAGLLASLWRIAVRHGKIKALHGFPRICLTVPSIVIMVPGLYMYQAVYYLGQFNSVDALNWIFRSLLVVVCLPIGLAVARILTDRNWRYDV, from the coding sequence ATGGACGATGTCCTGGAGGATCTGGACGAGCCTTTGGCCCAGGCCAATCTGGCCGCCAAAGCCAGCGTGATCGTCCGGGCCGGGGCCCTGGACCTGTCGTCGGGGACGGGGAGCTTCCGGGTGCGGGAGATGATGGACCGGATCGCCACCTCTTTGGGGATTTACGTCCGTTCCGATGTGAACCTGACTGATATCGAGGCATCCTGCTCCGATGGGGCCAACCGGGTCACCGAGGTAGTGGACCTGCCGACCGTGGGCGTGAACACCGAGCGGATCTGGCTCATGGAGCATTTCACTGACTGGCTTTGCGTCAATTTGGGCCGGGGCGGCTCCTACCATCGGGACACCCACCCGTCCAGCCAGGTGATCGGCTCCCTGCCTAATGAGAAAAAGTCAGCCGTCGCCCCCTTCCCCGACGTCATCGGGGATGCGGACGGCCAAACGCTCCCTTCCCCGCCCGAGGCCGCGGGCCAGACCGATGCCATAGGCCAGGCTGGGTCTGCAGGTCAGACCGGCGCCGGCTCGGCCTCGGGGGTGACCGTCCGACAGGCGCATGAACGCCTGGACGCCATCGAATACCGGCACAAGCTGTACAAGATCGGCATGCAGGTCTTGGCCGCGGCCGTCTCCTGCGCCTCCTTCACCTTCCTTTTGGGGGGAGGCCTCATCGACATGATCGCCGCCTTCGTCGGCGCCGGCTGCGGCCAGTTCATCCGCTCCAAATTCCTGGGCAAACACACCAACCAGTTCTTCGTGACCGCCGTCGCCGTGGTGGTGGCGGCTTTCTTATCCATCGGCACCCTGTGGGCGATCGGCTTCGCCTATCCTCCCGCCCGCCTGCACGACACGGCCTACATCGGGGCCATCCTTTTCGTTGTCCCAGGCTTCCCCCTGATCACGGGCGGCCTTGACATCGCCAAACTCGACATCTCCTCCGGCATCCAGAGAATCGTCTACTTCCTGGCCATCATCATGGCGGCGACTCTGGCCGCCTGGGCTGTGGCCGACATCGTCCACCTGAAGCCGGCCGGCTCCTTCGATACCTCCGTCATGCTTCCTTGGGTGAGGACGGCCTTAGCGAATCCCTGGATCGAGTTCTTCCTCAGGCTGCTCACGGCCTTCGGCGGGGTCTGGGGATTCTCCGTCCTCTTCAACTCCCCCCAACGCATGGCCTGCGTGGCCGCCCTGATAGGGGCCGTGGCGGACACTTTCCGCCTGGAGATCATCGATTTCTGGAACGTCCCCATCGAGGCCGCCGCCTTCTTTGGCGCCTTGCTGGCCGGCCTCCTGGCCAGCCTGTGGCGCATAGCCGTCCGGCATGGGAAAATCAAGGCCTTGCACGGCTTCCCCCGGATATGTCTGACCGTCCCTTCCATCGTGATCATGGTTCCTGGCCTCTATATGTATCAGGCCGTCTATTATCTGGGACAGTTCAATTCGGTGGACGCCCTCAATTGGATCTTCCGGTCTTTACTGGTGGTGGTCTGCCTGCCCATCGGCTTGGCGGTGGCCCGTATCCTCACCGACCGCAATTGGCGCTACGACGTCTGA
- a CDS encoding MATE family efflux transporter has protein sequence MTSQDFDTAATSRQLWSLALPTFGQLVAEPAFVLIDTAIVGHISTAALAGLSVGSTIILTAVGLCNFLAYSTTAHVAKLMGAGKEKEGLRSGVDGTWLALAIGLVLSLLLFLFAQPLCSAIGAKGEALGQAVLYTKAVVLGAPGMLMVYAVNGIFRGMQEASITLWAAVFGAGLNTILDFAFIYGAHMGILGSGLATCLAQWAMSLVLAIPAFLKARSQQVSLLPSRQGLARNAFQGLPLFARTLALRMAMVATVVAAASMGTQVLASYQAVNSAWNFALNTLDSVAIAGQALVGTALGAKDVGETRFLTKLIARSGALSGLAVGLVFACLGLWGAGLFSPQAPVQALISLSMIIVAFFFPLQGWMWALDGILIGAGDFTYLAGACAAAAGAHVVALIALARALSFWRVDSAGIKVAALWLTFNIVLMGLRAVANGKRATTDTWIRAALESQE, from the coding sequence ATGACCAGCCAGGATTTCGACACCGCCGCCACCAGCCGCCAGCTCTGGTCTTTGGCCTTGCCCACTTTCGGGCAACTGGTGGCCGAACCGGCTTTCGTCCTCATCGACACGGCCATCGTTGGTCATATCTCCACAGCCGCTTTGGCCGGCCTGTCCGTCGGGTCCACCATCATCCTCACCGCCGTCGGCCTCTGCAACTTCCTGGCTTACTCGACCACCGCCCACGTGGCCAAACTCATGGGAGCCGGGAAAGAGAAGGAGGGCTTGCGGTCCGGGGTGGATGGCACTTGGCTGGCTTTGGCCATCGGCCTGGTCCTCTCCCTGCTGCTTTTCCTTTTCGCCCAGCCGCTCTGCTCCGCGATCGGGGCCAAAGGGGAGGCCCTGGGCCAAGCGGTGCTTTATACCAAGGCCGTGGTCCTGGGGGCTCCCGGCATGCTCATGGTCTATGCGGTCAACGGGATTTTCCGCGGGATGCAGGAGGCTTCCATCACCCTGTGGGCGGCCGTTTTCGGCGCCGGCCTGAACACCATCCTGGATTTCGCCTTCATCTACGGAGCCCATATGGGGATTCTGGGTTCGGGACTGGCCACCTGTCTGGCCCAGTGGGCCATGAGCCTGGTCCTGGCCATCCCGGCCTTCCTCAAGGCCAGGTCCCAGCAGGTCAGCCTCCTCCCCTCCCGCCAAGGCCTGGCCCGGAACGCTTTTCAAGGCCTCCCCCTTTTCGCCCGCACCCTGGCCCTGCGCATGGCCATGGTGGCGACGGTGGTGGCCGCCGCTTCCATGGGCACCCAGGTTTTGGCTTCCTATCAGGCGGTCAATTCCGCCTGGAATTTCGCCCTTAATACGCTGGATTCGGTGGCCATCGCCGGTCAGGCCCTGGTCGGCACCGCTTTAGGGGCGAAAGACGTGGGCGAGACCAGGTTCCTGACGAAGCTCATCGCACGGTCGGGGGCGCTTTCAGGCCTGGCGGTCGGGCTGGTTTTCGCCTGCCTGGGCCTCTGGGGGGCCGGCCTGTTTTCGCCTCAGGCTCCGGTGCAAGCCTTGATTTCCCTATCCATGATCATCGTCGCCTTCTTCTTTCCCCTGCAAGGGTGGATGTGGGCTTTGGACGGGATCCTGATCGGGGCCGGAGATTTCACCTATCTGGCCGGGGCCTGCGCCGCTGCGGCCGGAGCCCATGTCGTGGCCTTGATCGCCCTGGCCCGGGCCCTATCCTTCTGGCGGGTGGATTCGGCCGGAATCAAAGTGGCCGCCTTATGGCTGACCTTCAACATCGTCCTCATGGGTCTGAGGGCCGTGGCCAACGGAAAAAGGGCGACCACGGACACCTGGATCCGCGCCGCCCTGGAAAGTCAGGAGTAG
- a CDS encoding TatD family hydrolase — MSKKKHRDRSWAPAPPALPCPVTDGHTHIISVEGFAAEMDRQARERGMEPVPVYDPDQILDQAAAVGVTRIIDVGCELPHLQDAIDLALAHPGQVWAGIAIHPNEAVLHGHRGAVGPDGLELAYKPWHEVLFDEALAQVGKLAKAHPRQVVVVGETGLDYFRTGEQARDYQRQAFRDHIALAKELGLPLQIHDRNAHQDVVDILLKDGAPQGTVFHSYSAGPEIAALAKEKGWYLSFSGTVSYKGNDSIRQALRTIDLDHVLVETDAPYLTPMPYRGRTNAPYLIPYTLQAMGQTLDLPVGILASRIEANVHRLYGI; from the coding sequence ATGTCGAAGAAAAAGCACAGGGATCGGTCGTGGGCTCCGGCTCCGCCAGCTTTGCCTTGCCCGGTGACGGACGGCCATACTCATATCATCTCTGTGGAGGGTTTCGCGGCCGAAATGGACCGGCAGGCCCGAGAGCGGGGGATGGAGCCGGTCCCGGTTTATGATCCCGACCAGATTTTGGATCAGGCAGCGGCCGTCGGCGTCACGCGGATCATTGACGTGGGCTGCGAGCTGCCTCACCTGCAGGACGCCATCGACCTGGCCTTGGCTCATCCCGGTCAGGTCTGGGCCGGCATCGCCATCCATCCCAACGAGGCCGTTCTGCATGGGCATCGAGGGGCTGTTGGGCCGGACGGTCTGGAACTGGCGTATAAGCCTTGGCACGAGGTCCTTTTTGATGAGGCCCTGGCCCAGGTGGGAAAACTGGCGAAAGCCCATCCCCGGCAGGTGGTGGTCGTCGGCGAGACCGGCCTGGATTATTTCCGCACAGGCGAACAGGCCCGCGACTACCAACGGCAGGCCTTCCGCGACCATATAGCCCTGGCCAAAGAACTGGGCTTGCCCCTGCAGATTCATGACCGGAACGCCCATCAGGACGTGGTCGATATCCTCCTCAAAGACGGAGCCCCCCAAGGCACTGTTTTCCACTCCTACTCGGCCGGACCTGAGATCGCCGCTCTGGCCAAGGAGAAGGGTTGGTATCTGAGCTTTTCCGGCACCGTTTCCTATAAGGGCAATGACTCCATCCGCCAGGCTTTGAGAACGATTGACCTGGACCATGTCCTGGTGGAGACGGACGCCCCCTATTTGACCCCCATGCCTTACCGTGGCCGGACCAACGCCCCTTACCTGATCCCTTACACCCTGCAAGCCATGGGGCAGACGCTGGACCTGCCGGTCGGGATCCTGGCTTCACGGATCGAGGCCAACGTCCATCGCCTGTATGGGATCTGA
- the trpS gene encoding tryptophan--tRNA ligase: MTNQESQRLTAAGNEISASYEAARKRSDATVEKLDAHPDKFTMLTGDRPTGRLHLGHLFGSLQERVRLQNLGVHTNIIVADYQVITDRDTTDHMEDNVLNLILDYMAAGIDPSKTMIFTHSAIPAENQLMLPFLSLVTEAELLRNPTVKSEAEASGHALTGLLLTYPVHQACDILFCKANVVPIGKDNLPHVEITRTIARRFNERYARKSPVFVEPTAILSEASEIPGLDGRKMSKSYGNSIMLSATVEETAKLIKKSPTDSVRRITFDPANRPQVSALLTTAGLVTGRDPAEIAEEIGDSGSGALKKYVTESVNDFLAPHRQRRAELAQDMDYVRDVLREGNRKANQIANQTLDEVRQAMGMVYYQD; this comes from the coding sequence ATGACCAATCAGGAATCGCAACGTCTGACGGCTGCCGGCAACGAGATCAGCGCCTCTTACGAAGCCGCCAGGAAGCGGTCGGATGCCACTGTGGAAAAGCTTGACGCCCATCCGGACAAGTTCACCATGCTGACCGGGGACAGGCCCACCGGCCGTCTTCACCTGGGGCACCTTTTCGGCTCCCTGCAGGAGCGGGTCCGCCTGCAGAACTTGGGCGTGCATACCAATATCATCGTGGCCGACTATCAGGTGATCACCGACCGAGATACGACCGACCACATGGAAGACAACGTGCTCAACCTGATTCTGGACTACATGGCCGCGGGAATCGACCCCAGCAAGACCATGATTTTCACCCATTCCGCCATCCCCGCGGAGAACCAGCTCATGCTCCCCTTCCTTTCCCTAGTCACGGAAGCCGAGCTTTTACGCAACCCCACCGTCAAATCCGAAGCCGAGGCTTCCGGCCACGCCCTGACCGGGCTCTTGCTCACCTACCCCGTGCATCAGGCCTGCGACATCCTCTTCTGCAAGGCCAACGTGGTCCCCATCGGCAAGGACAATCTGCCGCATGTGGAAATCACCCGCACCATCGCCCGCCGTTTCAACGAACGGTATGCCAGGAAGAGCCCCGTTTTCGTGGAGCCCACGGCCATTTTGTCGGAAGCGTCAGAAATCCCCGGCCTGGACGGGCGCAAGATGAGCAAATCCTACGGCAATTCCATCATGTTGTCGGCCACGGTCGAAGAGACGGCCAAGCTGATCAAGAAGAGTCCAACCGATTCCGTGCGTCGCATCACCTTCGATCCGGCCAACCGTCCCCAGGTGTCCGCCTTGCTGACCACGGCTGGCCTGGTCACCGGTCGCGATCCAGCCGAGATCGCCGAAGAGATCGGCGATTCCGGGTCCGGCGCCCTCAAGAAGTATGTGACCGAGTCCGTCAACGATTTCCTGGCCCCCCACCGGCAGCGCCGGGCTGAGCTGGCTCAGGACATGGATTATGTACGGGACGTTCTGCGCGAAGGCAATCGCAAGGCCAATCAGATCGCGAACCAGACATTAGATGAAGTCCGTCAGGCCATGGGCATGGTTTATTACCAAGACTGA